CCAAGGGGCCAAGACACTTGAGAAAATTTTAAAGGCTGTTTTAGAATTAAAGATTCCTTATTTTACTTTTTGGGGAACCTCGCTTGATAATGTTACCAAAAGGTCATCTTCGGAAGTTAATTTTTTATTCAAGCTTTTTGAGCAGCATTTTAAAAAATTGGCCAGGAGCAAAGAAGTCCATCAAAATAAAATTAAGATCAATGTTATCGGCCGTTGGAGAGAATTATTTCCTGAAAGTGTAAAGCGGGTGATGGAAGAAGCGATTTTAAAAACCAAAGATTATAAAAATTATCAATTAACCTTTTTAATGGCTTACAGCGGGATTGATGAAATGACGAGTGCAATCCAGAGGATTGCTAAAATCAAGAATCAATTCTTCGATAAACTTAGAATTAATCCCGAGCAAAGTCGAGTGGGTCAAAAATCAAAATTCAAAATTGATGAAAAATTGATTAAGAACAATCTCTGGACAAAAGATTTGCCGGCGGTTGATTTAGTCATTCGTACTGGCAGCGAACAGGATAATTGGTCCCATTTATCATCAGGAGTGATGATGTGGGACGTGGCTGACGCTCAGATATATTTTACTAAAACTCTTTATCCTGATTTTTCCGTGGCGGAATTTAAAAAAGCCGTAGAGCAATATAGCCAAACAGAAAGAAGAATGGGAAAGTAGGGCCTATGGTTTAGTGGCATTATCGGAGCGATTCTCCCCGGGCCCGTCCGATCGTTCAAGCATTGGCGCAATATTGATAATTTCTCATCTCTCTGCTATTCTGAATCAATTACTATTTAGACCTTTAATTTAGAAGGTTTTTCTATTCTATTATGGACTTAAAATCGTTTACAATCGCCATCAATCAGATTTCCGAAGAAAGGGGCATACCTAGAGAAAAAGTTATTGAAACCATTGAACAAGCTCTAGCCTCGGCTTATAAAAAGGATTACGGCAAAAAAGGCCAGATGCTTAAGGCAAAGCTGGATTTAGACACCGGCGAAATCAAGGTTTGGCAGGTGAAGTTGGTCGTCGACGACAAGATGATTTATTCCGAGAAAGAGTTGGAGGAGATGAAAAACTTGCCGAGGTTAGAACCCTTTGGTTCGAGAGAGGAAATCGAAGCCGAAAAAAAAGTCAGGTTTAATCCCGAAAGGCATTTGCTGATCGCCGAAGCCAAAAAGATAAAAAAGGGAGTAAAAGCCGGAGAAGAATTAGAGTTCCCTTTGGAGACGAAAGGAGCTTCGTCTTTCGGAAGGATCGCCGCCCAGACGGCAAAACAAGTGGTCTTGCAGAAGATCAAGGAGATTGAGAAGGAAACGGTTTTCTTCGAGTTCCAGGCAAAGGAAGGCGAGGCGATTTCCGGAATCATCCAACGGATCGAAGGCAGAAACATTTTTTTGAATATCGGCAAAGCCTTAGGAATTCTAACCAGGGAAGAGCAGGTGCCCGGAGAGTTTTACCGGCTCGGCCAGAGGCTGAAAGTCTATCTTCTGAAAACCGAGAGCACTCCCCGCGGGCCGGTTATTTTTCTTTCCAGATCCCATCCGAAACTGATTTCCAAGCTCTTTGAATTGGAGGTTCCGGAAATTGCCTCCGGCCAGGTCCAAATAAAATCAATCGCCAGGGAAGCCGGTTCCCGATCGAAGATCGCCGTAGTTTCAAACGACGACAGAATCGATCCGATCGGCGCCACTGTCGGCCAGAGAGGCACTAGAGTGATGACGGTCATCAGCGAGCTCGGCGGAGAGAAAATCGACATTGTCCATTGGTCGGAAGACCCTCAAGAGCTGATTGCCAACGCTCTCAGTCCGGCCAAGGTTTTGGAAGTAAAAATCAAAGAAAAAAATACGGCTCTCGCAATTGTTCCTGAAGACCAGCTGTCTTTGGCTATCGGCAAAGACGGCCAGAACGTCAGGCTGGCAGCCAAGCTGTCCGGCTGGAAAATCGACATTAGGAACGAAGCCGAAGTCGGAGGAGAGCCAGAATCGGACAAAGACGAAGAGGTAAAGCCTGAAGGAAAAGAAGCTAAAGTGAAAGAAAAGAAACCGGAAAAGACAATTTCAAAGAAAGCCAAAACTTCTTCTGAAAAAGAGGAGAAAAAAGTAAAAAACAATAATTCATAATATGCTAGCCATTCCAATCGTTATCTCCTTTTTAGCCCTAGGCTTTGCCTTTTATCTGACTCTCTGGGTTAAAAAATGTTCCCAGGGAACAGACAAAATGAGGGAGATCTTTGAAATTATCAAGCAAGGGGCAAATGCTTTTCTGAAAACACAATATCAGACCATTGCTGCAATCGCCGGCCTGCTAGCCTTGATTTTATTAGCGGCTTACGGCTTTAGCGGAAACTGGATTTACGGTTTTCAGGTTTCGGCAGCTTTCATATTCGGAGCCGCTTGTTCTCTTTTTTCAGGATTTATCGGCATGTGGATTGCCGTCAGGTCTAACGTTCGGGTCGCCAGCGCGGCTCAAACCAGTTTTTCTAAAGCCTTAACCATTGCTCTTAGGGGAGGGGCGGTTTCTGGAATAACAATTGTGGCGATGAGCCTTTTAGGAATCAGCAGCCTTTACCTCATCTATGATTTTTTTGGCTACGAGGTAGTCAGCATCCCCTCTTTGATTGTCGGTTTTGGATTTGGAGCTTCTTTGGTTGCTCTTTTTGCCCAATTGGGAGGAGGAATTTACACCAAGGCCGCCGATGTCGGCGCCGACCTGGTGGGAAAGATCGAAGCCGGCATTCCCGAAGACGATCCCAGAAATCCGGCGGTCATTGCTGACCTGGTCGGAGACAATGTTGGCGACTGCGCCGGCAGAGGGGCTGATCTTTTTGAGTCAACGGCTGCTGAAAATATCGGCGCCATGATTCTAGGAGTAG
This genomic window from bacterium contains:
- the nusA gene encoding transcription termination factor NusA is translated as MDLKSFTIAINQISEERGIPREKVIETIEQALASAYKKDYGKKGQMLKAKLDLDTGEIKVWQVKLVVDDKMIYSEKELEEMKNLPRLEPFGSREEIEAEKKVRFNPERHLLIAEAKKIKKGVKAGEELEFPLETKGASSFGRIAAQTAKQVVLQKIKEIEKETVFFEFQAKEGEAISGIIQRIEGRNIFLNIGKALGILTREEQVPGEFYRLGQRLKVYLLKTESTPRGPVIFLSRSHPKLISKLFELEVPEIASGQVQIKSIAREAGSRSKIAVVSNDDRIDPIGATVGQRGTRVMTVISELGGEKIDIVHWSEDPQELIANALSPAKVLEVKIKEKNTALAIVPEDQLSLAIGKDGQNVRLAAKLSGWKIDIRNEAEVGGEPESDKDEEVKPEGKEAKVKEKKPEKTISKKAKTSSEKEEKKVKNNNS
- the uppS gene encoding polyprenyl diphosphate synthase, giving the protein MNLPNHIVIMPDGNRRWARKKGLPPFFGHRQGAKTLEKILKAVLELKIPYFTFWGTSLDNVTKRSSSEVNFLFKLFEQHFKKLARSKEVHQNKIKINVIGRWRELFPESVKRVMEEAILKTKDYKNYQLTFLMAYSGIDEMTSAIQRIAKIKNQFFDKLRINPEQSRVGQKSKFKIDEKLIKNNLWTKDLPAVDLVIRTGSEQDNWSHLSSGVMMWDVADAQIYFTKTLYPDFSVAEFKKAVEQYSQTERRMGK